The sequence below is a genomic window from Acetivibrio clariflavus DSM 19732.
TCAGCAAATCCGATTTTGACAGCATTATATCCGTCAGTTTCAATTGTCTTTTTCTGAAGCACAGTGCATGGACCTGCTTCAATAACTGTAACCGGAATAACTGCACCATTTTCATCGAATACCTGTGTCATTCCGATTTTTCTTCCCAAAATAAACTTCTTCATTCAAACTTCCCTCCTATGGTTATTGGTTCACTCCTACATATCTGCACAATATGTCGGGCAAGTGAACTTGACCTTTTTTACATCGACTGACTAAAGTTTTATTTCAATATCAACACCAGCTGGTAAATCCAGTCTCATAAGAGCATCTACAGTCTTAGGTGTTGGCATAAGTATGTCTATTAATCTCTTATGTGTCCTCATCTCAAACTGTTCACGAGAATCTTTATACTTATGTGGAGCTCTTAATATTGTTATGATTTCTTTTTCTGTAGGTAGTGGCACCGGCCCCGACACTTGTGCCCCAGTTCTCTTTGCAGTATCAACTATTTTTTCAGCTGACTGATCAAGAATCTGATGATCAAAAGCCTTCAATCTGATTCTGATTTTCTGTTTGTTTGCCATACATAATCCTCCTTAAATTTGTTACGTACAACAAGATTATCTCTGTACACTATGCCGGGTGTTTCCTATTACGTCGTATAAAAACCCAGGATATTAAACATGCCTCTAAAGGCAGGTTAAACCTGGGCTAAATAACAAATTCATGCACAGCTCATATACATTGCAAAATGTACAGTGACTTGTCGCCCGGTTTCTTAGAATCGGACATTCTCCACAGAAGTTACCTACTCAAATAGTAGCAATCTCCTGTATCATCGTATGCCACGTCACAACATTCAACATTTTACTATATAATTATTAACTTTTCAAGTACTTTTTATATTTTATTTTTGCATATCTTCCTCTTTTTTTTAAGTGTTTGTTATTTATTATCTCTGTGTTATTATTCATATATAACTCATGGTTCAACTTTGCTTTGATTTTTCTTGGTCGTTAAACAATATACAATGGATTACCATGAGTTTTCTATTATATTACGACATTTAATTTTTCAACTTTTTATCTTATTTTTAGCTATTTCATCCTTTTTCTTTCTATCTCTTATGATGTTTTTTATCTTCAACGAGGGTAGGTTTTATAAAAGAATCATAAGGGTTACTTTGTAAAGGTGTAAGATAAAAAACTATTAAATAATAGAAAGCCTTAAGCTTTATTATTTTTTCGCTCCATCGAAACAGCTTTTCCAGTACTTTCAAAATGCTGTTCTTGGCATTTTACTCAAAATAATAATGCTTAAGGCCTACTGATTTTTTATTAGAGTTTAAGATTATTTCAATTTTATAATAAGAACTATAAATTAATAATTTTACTTTCATTTATTGGTTTTGTCATTATTTTCTATACTGCTTATCATTTGTAAATCTACTTTCAAAAAACTCAAATTAGTGCTATCAATAATACCTTGCTCCATAATTTCTTGCAAAACTCTCATCACTTGAAGCCAAGTATACAATACCTTCAATAAATCCTATAAAAGCAGGAATGAAAGTCCAGCAGAATATTAAATATAATATACCTTGAACGGGCTTTCCAAGATAAAACTTGTGGGCACCTAAGCCTCCAAGAAAAATAGCAAGTAGCGCCGCAACAATTCTATTTTTTATTGGCACTAAAGGCGCATAATATGGTCCCGATGAAGATGATGAACTGCTTGATGATGAACTGCTTGATGAAGAACCTCCACCCGCATTCATGAAAACCATCGGTTGTTGTTTGCTCGATTCTTCAAGTCTTTCTATCTTTCTCTTATTCTCATTTATTATTTCACTTACGCAACGTTTACAATAATTTTTATTTCCTACTTCCGTCCTACATTCTTCACAAATAAATTTACCACATCCGACACATGTACCAACTGCATTTCTTCACGAATGAATATAACATTCCATAGCAAAGACCCCCTGACTTTATAATTTCCGATTAATCAATATCCAAAATTACTTTAACTATTAAATTGTTTCTCTACGTTTTATAAATCATTTATACCTCTCGAAGTTAATATCCTACTTAATTTTTCTCATAAATTAAACTGTTATTTATCATTTAAACTGAGCAACTAATCTCTCTAAAAATAAACATATATTACATATACTAATTATCAAATATATCATATTGTTTAATTAATTAAATTATACTTAATTCATGTTTTTTTAGCAAGTATTATAATCTTATATTATTTGGAAACAGGCTCATCTTACTTCCTTCAGATTCCACCTTACAATGGACCTCCTTGCCTTTGACTAGTAATTCCTACTACCAAGCAAGGCCCACAGCATACTTCCACCACCTAGCTAAAGCCCATACCAGGAACAATAAACAAAGCCTTATGGATTGGTACCATAAGGCTTTGATATAAATCTGGCAGCGACCTACTTTCCCAGGACGTCTCCATCCAAGTATCATCGGCACTGAGAAGCTTAACTACCGTGTTCGGGATGGGAACGGGTGTGTCCTTCTCGTTATTGCCACCAGAAATCTATAAACTTTTTGGTATATACCTTCAAAAATATATAACGTCAGTCCACAAGATAAGAAGCTCTCTCACTCATTAAGTCTTCACTTCAGAACCCTTCTTCTTCTCCTCAGTTGTCAGTTTTCCATCTTCCAACTTCCAACCTCTAACTTCTAATTTGGTCAAGCCCTCGACCTATTAGTACCAGTCAGCTAAATACATTACTGTACTTACACCCCTGGCCTATCAACCATGTAGTCTACATGGGGTCTTACCCTTTCGGTGGGATATCTCATCTTAGGGTGGGTTTCACGCTTAGATGCTTTCAGCGTTTATCCCGTCCGAACTTGGCTACCCAGCTGTGCACTTGGTAGTACAACTGGTGCACCAGAGGTTCGTCCATCCCGGTCCTCTCGTACTAAGGACAGATCCCTTCAAATATCCTGCGCCCGCGACAGATAGGGACCGAACTGTCTCACGACGTTCTGAACCCAGCTCGCGTACCGCTTTAATTGGCGAACAGCCAAACCCTTGGAACCTACTTCAGCTCCAGGATGCGATGAGCCGACATCGAGGTGCCAAACCTCCCCGTCGATGTGGACTCTTGGGGGAGATCAGCCTGTTATCCCCAGGGTAGCTTTTATCCGTTGAGCGACGGCAATTCCACTCTCTTACCGCCGGATCACTAAGCCCTACTTTCGTACCTGCTCGACTTGTCTGTCTCACAGTCAGGCTACCTTATGCCTTTGCACTCGATGCGCGATTTCCAACCGCGCTGAGGTAACCTTTGGACGCCTCCGTTACCTTTTAGGAGGCGACCGCCCCAGTCAAACTGCCCACCTGACAGTGTCCCTAGACCAGCTCATGGCCTCAGGTTAGAGTCCCAGTACCCTTAGAGTGGTATCCCAACGGCGATTCCATGCAGACTGGCGTCCACACTTCCCTATCTCCCACCTATCCTGTACAAAGAATACCGAAACCCAGTATCAGGCTACAGTAAAGCTCCATGGGGTCTTTCCGTCTTGTCGCGGGTAACTTGCATCTTCACAAGTACTACAATTTCGCCGGGTACGTTGTTGAGACAGTGCCCAAATCATTACGCCATTCGTGCGGGTCGGAACTTACCCGACAAGGAATTTCGCTACCTTAGGACCGTTATAGTTACGGCCGCCGTTTACTGGGGCTTAAGTTCACTGCTTCACTTCCGTTAACAGATCCCCGTAACCTTCCAGCACCGGGCAGGCGTCAGCCCCTATACTTCATCTTTCGATTTAGCAGAGACCTGTGTTTTTGATAAACAGTTGCTTGGGCCTATTCTCTGCGGCCTGCTCTCACAGGCACCCCTTCTCGCGAACTTACGGGGTCAATTTGCCGAGTTCCTTAACAACGCTTCTCCCGCTCGTCTTAGGATTCTCTCCTCATCTACCTGTGTCGGTTTGCGGTACGGGTACCTCTACTCTCGATAGTGGCTTTTCTCGTCAGTGCGAAATCGGTCACTTCGGTACTATATTTTCCCTCCCCGTCACGGCTCATAATCATCCGGCGGATTTGCCTACCGGACTCTACTTGCCGCTTGGACGAGCTCTTCCAGTCACTCGCTTGACCTATCCCCCTGCGTCCCCACTTCTCTCAAACGAGCAGCGGTAGTACAGGAATTTCAACCTGTTCCCCATCGCCTACGCCTTTCGGCCTCAGCTTAGGTCCCGACTTACCCTGGGCGGACGAACCTTCCCCAGGAAACCTTAGATTTTCGACGGTAAAGATTCTCACTTCACTCTCGCTACTTATTCCGGCATTCTCACTACTATCTCGTCCACATGTCCTTCCGGTCATGCTTCTACCTACCATAGTAAGCTCCCCTACCCCTCGTGTGTGTTCACTGCTGCCCCTTAACACAAGTTTTAGCCTTTGGTTCATTTAGCGAAAAGCTTTCATTCCTTTTTCCCTCGTCGCTTTTCGCAAAACTGTCTCTTCAGCTTCTACCTCTGTTAAGATACACCAGTGAACACACACAAAGCCACAGCTTCGGTACACAGTTTGAGCCCCGGACATTTTCGGCGCAGGTTCACTCGACTAGTGAGCTATTACGCACTCTTTGAATGAATGGCTGCTTCTAAGCCAACATCCTAGTTGTCTTAGCAAACCCACATCCTTTCCCACTTAACTGTGATTTTGGGACCTTAGCTGATGGTCTGGGCTGTTTCCCTCTCGACTACGGAACTTATCTCTCGTAGTCTGACTCCCAAGCTAAATCTATACGGCATTCAGAGTTTGATAGGGTTCGGTAACCCGGTAAGGCCCCTAGCCCATTCAGTGCTTTACCTCCGTTAGACATACTTGAGGCTAGCCCTAAAGCTATTTCGGGGAGAACCAGCTATCTCCGAGTTCGATTGGAATTTCTCCGCTATCCACAGCTCATCCCAAACCTTTTCAACGGTTATGAGTTCGGTCCTCCACGAGACTTTACTCTCGCTTCAACCTGTCCATGGATAGGTCACCCGGTTTCGGGTCTATTGCATGCGACTTTACGCCCTCTTCAGACTCGGTTTCCCTTCGGCTCCGTACCTTCAGTACTTAACCTCGCCACATACAATAACTCGCCGGACCGTTCTACAAAAAGTACGCTGTCGAGCCTTAACGCTCTCCAACTGCTTGTAAACATAGGGTTTCAGGTTCTCTTTCACTCCCCTCCCGGGGTTCTTTTCACCTTTCCCTCACGGTACTTCTCCACTATCGGTCACCAGTTAGTATTTAGCCTTGGAGGGTGGTCCCCCCTGCTTCCCACAAGGTTTCACGTGCCTCGTGGTACTCTGGATCCTGGCCTGTCTCCTCACTTTTCGCATACGGGACTTTTACCCTCTATGGTGTAACCTTTCCTGGTTACTTCTGCTAAGCTCAGAGAATCATTTCGCCAGTCCGCAACCCCAACCTATATTGCTATAGATTGGTTTGGGCTCTTCCGCTTTCGCTCGCCACTACTTACGGAATCTCGGTTGATTTCTTTTCCTGTGGGTACTTAGATGTTTCAGTTCCCCACGTCTCGCCCTGCTACACTATGGATTCATGTAGCAGTACCTGAGCATTTACCTCAGGTGGGTTCCCCCATTCGGACATCTGCGGGTCGATGGCTGTTTGCGCCTCACCGCAGCTTTTCGCAGCTTACCACGTCCTTCTTCGCCTTCTGGTGCCTAGGCATTCACCCTATGCTCTTAGTAGCTTGACCTTCCTCGGTTCTCCTTGTGAATCCCTTCTACCATCTTAATGAGTTTATCCTAAGAGTCACTACGTACTTCTTTCTGTACTAGTTACCCTCTTTTCTTCTCATCTTGCTTTATCTGACATTATATATTTTTCAAGGTACATCATCTCTAAGCTCTATGGGCTTAGAAAACTAAACAGTGTAAGGAAAGAAACCCTCTATCGGCTGTCTCACAACCGATATCGACCATAAGTAGTGATACCTTTAAGTATCATCCTACTCCTTAGAAAGGAGGTGATCCAGCCGCACCTTCCGATACGGCTACCTTGTTACGACTTCACCCCAATCATCTGCCCCACCTTCGGCAGCGCCCTCCTCTCGGTTAGACTACTGACTTCGGGTGTTGCAGACTCTCATGGTGTGACGGGCGGTGTGTACAAGGCCCGGGAACGTATTCACGGCAGTATGCTGACCTGCCATTACTAGCAATTCCGACTTCATGCAGGCGAGTTTCAGCCTGCAATCTGAACTGG
It includes:
- the rpsJ gene encoding 30S ribosomal protein S10, with translation MANKQKIRIRLKAFDHQILDQSAEKIVDTAKRTGAQVSGPVPLPTEKEIITILRAPHKYKDSREQFEMRTHKRLIDILMPTPKTVDALMRLDLPAGVDIEIKL
- a CDS encoding NINE protein, translating into MNAGGGSSSSSSSSSSSSSSSGPYYAPLVPIKNRIVAALLAIFLGGLGAHKFYLGKPVQGILYLIFCWTFIPAFIGFIEGIVYLASSDESFARNYGARYY